In 'Nostoc azollae' 0708, the following are encoded in one genomic region:
- a CDS encoding autotransporter outer membrane beta-barrel domain-containing protein gives MKRFLKSLVTISALSSLVIIPAFLSVGRASAETQKGTDASYIGAGVAAGVTNGGKSGDAATFGGSITGRVKLGNTPFSARGNVLWSDETSAIIPEVSVDLPIANKTNAFITGGYSFVESDGKPTPIGNRDAVVVGAGMESEVTKNFLVYTNAKVGLGAYQNSDASAVSINGGIGYRFR, from the coding sequence ATGAAACGCTTTCTCAAGTCTTTAGTTACAATTTCTGCTTTATCTTCCTTAGTAATTATTCCTGCATTTCTGTCTGTTGGTAGAGCTTCTGCTGAAACACAAAAAGGCACAGATGCTAGTTATATTGGTGCTGGTGTAGCTGCTGGTGTTACCAATGGTGGAAAAAGTGGTGATGCGGCTACCTTTGGTGGAAGTATTACAGGTCGTGTCAAATTGGGCAATACTCCTTTTTCTGCACGGGGTAATGTCCTTTGGAGTGATGAAACCAGTGCGATCATTCCTGAAGTTTCTGTAGATTTACCCATTGCTAATAAAACAAATGCCTTTATCACTGGTGGCTATTCTTTTGTAGAGTCAGATGGTAAACCAACTCCCATTGGTAACAGAGATGCTGTAGTTGTAGGTGCAGGGATGGAATCTGAAGTTACTAAAAATTTCCTAGTCTACACTAACGCTAAAGTAGGACTCGGTGCTTACCAAAATAGTGATGCTTCTGCTGTTAGCATCAATGGTGGTATCGGCTATCGTTTTCGGTAA
- the leuC gene encoding 3-isopropylmalate dehydratase large subunit: MSKGTLFDKVWDFHTVGTLPSGLTQLFIGLHLIHEVTSPQAFAMLKERGLKVLFPQRTVATVDHIVPTENQARPFVDSMAEEMIQALEKSSQENDITFYNIGSGNQGIVHVIAPELGLTQPGMTIACGDSHTSSHGAFGAIAFGIGTSQVRDVLASQTLALSKLKVRKIEVNGNLKPGVYAKDVILHIIRTLGVKGGVGYAYEFAGTTLAKMNMEERMTVCNMAIEGGARCGYVNPDHITYDYLKNRDFAPKDANWEQAVTWWESLRSDADAEYDDVVLFNGEYIPPTITWGITPGQGIGVDQKVPTAEELLEEDRFVAQEAYRYMDLYPGQPIQGTKIDVCFIGSCTNGRISDLREAAKIAQGRKVAEHVKAFVVPGSERVKKEAEAEGLDKIFLAAGFEWREPGCSMCLAMNPDKLQGRQISASSSNRNFKGRQGSASGRTLLMSPAMVATAAIKGEVSDVRELL; the protein is encoded by the coding sequence ATGAGCAAGGGAACTCTGTTTGACAAAGTTTGGGACTTCCACACCGTTGGGACACTTCCATCAGGACTAACGCAACTATTTATTGGACTTCATCTCATCCATGAAGTTACCAGTCCCCAAGCCTTTGCTATGCTCAAAGAAAGGGGTTTAAAAGTTTTATTTCCACAACGCACAGTAGCGACAGTTGATCATATCGTTCCTACAGAGAATCAAGCCCGTCCCTTTGTGGACAGTATGGCCGAAGAAATGATCCAGGCTTTAGAAAAGAGTTCTCAAGAAAATGACATAACTTTTTACAATATTGGTTCAGGAAATCAAGGTATAGTTCACGTCATTGCCCCGGAACTGGGACTAACTCAACCGGGAATGACCATAGCTTGTGGAGATAGCCATACATCGAGTCATGGTGCCTTTGGTGCGATCGCATTTGGTATTGGTACAAGCCAAGTTCGCGATGTTCTAGCCTCCCAAACCTTAGCATTATCTAAACTCAAAGTCCGCAAAATCGAAGTTAACGGCAACTTAAAACCTGGAGTTTACGCCAAAGATGTAATTTTACACATCATTCGCACATTAGGCGTAAAAGGTGGTGTAGGCTACGCTTACGAATTTGCAGGAACAACCCTTGCAAAAATGAACATGGAAGAACGGATGACCGTTTGCAACATGGCCATAGAAGGTGGTGCAAGATGCGGTTACGTCAACCCCGATCATATTACCTACGACTATTTAAAAAATAGAGACTTCGCCCCTAAAGATGCCAATTGGGAACAAGCCGTTACTTGGTGGGAATCCCTACGGAGTGATGCCGATGCTGAATATGATGATGTAGTACTATTTAATGGCGAATACATTCCCCCCACAATCACATGGGGAATTACACCAGGTCAAGGAATTGGCGTAGATCAAAAAGTTCCCACAGCCGAAGAACTCTTAGAAGAAGACCGCTTTGTAGCCCAAGAAGCATATCGCTACATGGACTTATACCCCGGTCAACCCATCCAAGGAACAAAAATTGACGTTTGCTTCATAGGTAGCTGCACCAACGGACGGATTAGCGACTTACGAGAAGCTGCTAAAATTGCCCAAGGTCGCAAAGTAGCAGAGCATGTGAAAGCTTTCGTTGTTCCCGGTTCAGAGAGAGTCAAAAAAGAAGCCGAAGCCGAAGGACTAGATAAAATATTTCTCGCAGCCGGTTTTGAATGGAGAGAACCAGGATGTTCCATGTGTTTAGCCATGAACCCCGACAAACTCCAAGGTAGACAAATTAGCGCCTCCTCCTCCAACCGCAACTTTAAAGGAAGACAAGGTTCTGCTTCCGGTCGTACCCTACTCATGAGTCCCGCAATGGTAGCTACAGCCGCTATTAAGGGGGAGGTGTCCGACGTGCGCGAATTGCTTTAA
- the sir gene encoding sulfite reductase, ferredoxin dependent, with protein sequence MVNTAPTSLTNRKPSRVEGIKENSNFLREPVATEILQDTTHFSEDAVQILKFHGSYQQDNRDNRAKGQEKDYQMMLRTKNPGGLVPPQLYLALDQLADEYGNHTLRATTRQGFQIHGILKKNLKSTITTIVGNLGSTLGACGDINRNVMAPAVPFKNRPEYLYAWEYAQNLADLLSPQTGAYYEIWLDGEKAISAEEHPDVKAAREKNGNGTIIHDSVEPIYGTHYMPRKFKICVTVPGDNSVDLYSQDLTLVVMTNKKGELQGFNVFAGGGLGRNHNKEETFARLADPICYVVKDDVYDIVKAIVATQRDYGDRTDRRHARLKYLINDWGIDKFRAKVEEYFGKSVEPFKELPKFKYQDFLGWNEQGDGKLFIGISIDNGRVKDEGKFQLKTALRSIVEQFNLPIRLTPNQNLIFYDILPEDKEAIQEILDKCGIIVDPTQIAALTRYAMACPALPTCGLAITESERAIPRILERIRALLDKLGLQKDHFVVRMTGCPNGCARPYMAELGFVGSAPESYQLWLGGSPDQTRLAQPIIEKLHDNDIESFLEPIFVLFKKSRKGKESFGDFCDRTGFDAIREFSANYTPGEPTSSGKSRHRVSLRDDVYLQLKETAEKQDRPMTELVHEALDKYFQSL encoded by the coding sequence ATGGTTAACACTGCTCCTACCTCTCTGACCAACCGCAAGCCTTCCAGAGTTGAAGGTATCAAAGAAAATAGTAATTTTTTGCGTGAACCTGTAGCAACAGAAATTCTTCAGGATACAACCCACTTTAGTGAAGATGCGGTGCAGATTCTGAAGTTTCATGGGTCTTATCAACAGGATAACCGTGATAATCGTGCTAAGGGACAGGAGAAAGATTACCAAATGATGCTGCGGACAAAAAATCCTGGTGGGTTAGTACCACCGCAGCTTTATTTGGCTTTGGATCAGTTGGCGGATGAATATGGTAATCATACGTTAAGAGCTACAACTCGTCAGGGTTTTCAGATTCACGGGATTTTGAAAAAGAATCTGAAAAGTACGATCACTACAATTGTTGGAAACTTGGGTTCAACGTTGGGTGCTTGTGGTGACATCAACCGCAACGTTATGGCTCCCGCTGTACCTTTTAAAAATCGCCCAGAATATCTGTATGCTTGGGAATATGCCCAAAATCTCGCTGATTTGCTCTCACCCCAAACTGGTGCTTATTATGAGATTTGGTTGGATGGGGAAAAAGCCATTAGTGCGGAAGAGCATCCAGATGTGAAAGCAGCTAGGGAAAAGAATGGTAATGGTACTATTATTCATGATTCCGTAGAACCAATTTATGGTACTCACTATATGCCCCGCAAATTTAAAATTTGCGTGACTGTTCCTGGTGATAATTCCGTTGATTTGTATTCCCAAGATTTGACTTTGGTCGTAATGACCAATAAGAAAGGGGAACTCCAAGGTTTTAATGTTTTTGCGGGTGGTGGTTTAGGAAGAAACCACAATAAAGAAGAAACTTTTGCGCGACTAGCTGACCCAATTTGCTATGTGGTCAAAGATGATGTTTATGATATCGTTAAGGCGATTGTTGCGACTCAGAGAGATTATGGTGATCGCACAGACCGAAGACACGCCAGATTAAAATATTTAATCAATGATTGGGGTATAGATAAATTCCGCGCTAAAGTCGAAGAATACTTTGGTAAATCTGTCGAACCGTTTAAAGAATTACCCAAGTTCAAATATCAAGATTTCCTGGGCTGGAATGAACAGGGCGACGGTAAACTATTCATAGGGATTTCCATTGATAATGGTCGGGTAAAAGATGAAGGTAAATTTCAACTGAAAACCGCTTTGCGGTCAATTGTTGAACAATTTAACTTACCCATCCGCCTCACACCTAACCAAAACCTGATTTTTTACGATATTCTACCGGAAGATAAAGAAGCTATTCAAGAGATTCTCGACAAGTGTGGTATTATCGTTGACCCTACGCAAATCGCAGCGTTAACCCGCTATGCTATGGCTTGTCCCGCTTTACCTACTTGTGGTTTAGCGATTACGGAATCAGAAAGGGCAATTCCTAGAATTTTAGAAAGAATCCGGGCTTTATTAGATAAACTGGGTTTACAAAAAGACCATTTTGTAGTAAGGATGACTGGTTGCCCTAACGGTTGCGCTCGTCCCTATATGGCAGAATTAGGGTTTGTGGGTAGTGCGCCGGAATCTTATCAACTTTGGTTGGGTGGTTCACCAGATCAAACACGGTTAGCACAACCTATCATTGAAAAATTACACGACAATGACATAGAAAGCTTTTTAGAGCCAATTTTTGTCTTGTTTAAGAAGTCGCGGAAGGGTAAAGAGAGTTTTGGTGATTTTTGTGATCGCACAGGTTTTGATGCTATCCGCGAATTTTCAGCTAACTACACACCGGGAGAACCTACCAGTAGCGGTAAATCTCGTCATCGGGTGAGTTTGCGAGATGATGTTTATCTGCAACTTAAGGAAACAGCAGAAAAGCAAGATCGGCCAATGACTGAGTTGGTACATGAGGCTTTAGATAAGTATTTCCAAAGCCTGTAG
- a CDS encoding deoxycytidylate deaminase: protein MQDIDSSNEYHQRPTWDEYFLMLAKLAATRSTCIAFPVGAVIVKNKQVVATGYNGSPSGSAHCTSQGYCYPGLTSCDASKTLPSRAVHAEANAIAQAANYGISTYGASIYVTLEPCLSCLKLVISAGIKEVFYETSFNSGEKALVRDSFVNEGLVTINQVKLSEVIAQKAASFLLTSTSISNIGILQSSQEKLL from the coding sequence ATGCAGGATATTGACTCATCTAACGAATACCATCAAAGACCAACTTGGGATGAATACTTTCTCATGTTGGCTAAACTAGCAGCGACTCGCTCAACTTGTATAGCTTTTCCAGTGGGTGCTGTAATTGTTAAAAATAAGCAAGTCGTAGCCACAGGTTATAATGGTTCACCATCTGGTTCAGCCCATTGTACATCTCAAGGATATTGCTATCCAGGGCTAACTAGTTGTGATGCAAGTAAGACCTTACCATCAAGGGCTGTACACGCCGAAGCAAATGCGATCGCACAAGCCGCAAACTATGGTATATCTACATATGGTGCTAGTATATATGTAACCTTGGAACCTTGTTTATCTTGTTTAAAGTTAGTTATCTCCGCTGGAATTAAAGAAGTATTTTATGAAACTTCTTTTAATAGTGGAGAAAAAGCCTTAGTGAGAGATTCATTCGTCAACGAAGGTTTAGTTACTATCAATCAGGTTAAGCTTTCTGAAGTTATAGCCCAAAAAGCAGCTTCGTTTTTGCTAACCTCGACATCTATAAGTAATATCGGTATATTACAAAGTTCCCAGGAAAAGCTTTTGTAA
- the psb34 gene encoding photosystem II assembly protein Psb34 yields MYTTTNEEGILNNYATEPKLYYAEYPSPEQQSRYLFQGAVAALFVTFTLLIALGVS; encoded by the coding sequence ATGTATACCACCACCAACGAAGAAGGCATCCTCAACAACTACGCAACCGAACCAAAACTGTACTACGCTGAATATCCTTCACCTGAACAACAAAGCCGCTACCTTTTTCAAGGTGCAGTGGCAGCTTTATTCGTGACATTTACACTTTTAATCGCGTTGGGTGTTAGCTAA
- a CDS encoding thymidylate synthase translates to MTHTGQTTQFRYTAQHKPNQLIYGNGQTAVITGWTVKQAITKHLQPSDYAVIGQLYSPTRGINLLIRNLLLNPHVRYLVILNATKEDKNAGASQCLLDFFHNGVEESLSDTGRKSWKILSAIPGYIEIDIDINSLGKLRHSIEVQEAKSITQAVNLVKKYSQREIIEPWGFPLEFPMSTVEPTVLPGSRYGHRIEGKTIAETWVKIIHRIKTTGTIRPTGYDGKWQELIDMIAVITDEPADFYFPEPNYLPIHRSFLEQYISQILDDSPNREGVKYTYGQRLRSWFGRDQIEQVVNKLVGEIDAASAVMTLWDVKDHDQGGSPCLNHIWLRIVDNELSLTATLRSNDMFAAWPANAMGLRALQKHIRDEIAKRSEYDLKMGPLITLSQSAHIYDDTWSNAEQLIQEQYVAICRNIDYYDPTGNFLIEIADGQIVVTHTTPGSGEIVGCYYGKNALKLVREICAASPAIRPDHAAYLGLELQKAADCIKLDKSYIQDK, encoded by the coding sequence ATGACACACACAGGTCAAACAACTCAATTTCGTTACACAGCCCAACATAAGCCTAACCAGTTGATTTATGGAAATGGGCAAACAGCAGTAATTACAGGGTGGACAGTCAAGCAAGCGATCACTAAACACCTGCAACCCTCAGATTACGCCGTTATCGGTCAGTTGTACTCTCCCACCAGAGGGATAAATTTACTCATCCGTAATTTATTATTAAATCCCCATGTTCGTTATTTAGTAATTCTTAACGCCACCAAAGAAGATAAAAACGCAGGTGCTTCTCAATGCTTACTCGACTTTTTTCACAATGGTGTTGAAGAAAGTTTAAGTGACACCGGACGTAAATCCTGGAAAATTCTTTCTGCCATTCCTGGTTATATTGAAATTGATATTGATATTAATTCCTTAGGAAAACTCAGACATTCAATAGAAGTTCAAGAAGCTAAATCAATTACACAAGCAGTTAATTTAGTTAAAAAGTACTCTCAAAGAGAAATAATTGAGCCTTGGGGATTTCCATTAGAATTTCCCATGTCTACCGTTGAACCCACAGTTTTACCTGGTTCACGTTATGGACATCGCATAGAAGGTAAAACCATAGCTGAAACTTGGGTAAAAATTATTCATCGCATTAAAACCACAGGCACAATAAGACCAACTGGCTATGATGGCAAATGGCAAGAATTAATAGATATGATAGCAGTTATCACCGATGAACCTGCTGATTTTTATTTTCCTGAACCAAATTATTTACCAATTCATAGAAGCTTTCTAGAACAATATATTTCTCAAATTTTAGATGATTCACCTAATCGTGAAGGAGTGAAATATACCTATGGTCAACGTTTGCGTTCTTGGTTTGGACGAGATCAAATTGAGCAGGTGGTTAATAAATTAGTTGGAGAAATTGATGCGGCTAGTGCAGTCATGACATTATGGGATGTAAAAGATCATGATCAAGGTGGCAGTCCTTGTTTGAATCATATTTGGCTGAGAATTGTTGATAATGAATTATCACTAACTGCGACTCTCAGAAGTAATGATATGTTTGCCGCTTGGCCTGCAAATGCAATGGGATTAAGAGCTTTGCAAAAACATATTAGAGATGAAATTGCTAAACGTTCTGAATATGATTTGAAAATGGGACCACTAATAACTCTGAGTCAGTCAGCTCATATATATGATGATACTTGGAGCAATGCAGAACAACTGATTCAAGAACAATATGTGGCTATTTGCAGGAACATAGATTACTATGATCCCACAGGAAACTTTTTAATTGAAATTGCAGATGGTCAAATTGTTGTCACACATACAACCCCCGGTAGTGGGGAGATTGTCGGTTGCTACTATGGTAAAAATGCTCTAAAATTAGTCAGAGAAATTTGTGCTGCTTCCCCTGCAATACGTCCAGATCATGCTGCATATTTAGGTTTGGAATTGCAAAAAGCGGCAGACTGTATTAAACTTGACAAGTCATATATTCAAGATAAGTAA
- the cutA gene encoding divalent-cation tolerance protein CutA encodes MQQPTGYGVVLVTVASEQEAKAILQAVVKAKLAAAVSLSPIHSIYRWQGEIHKENEWPLVMKRNLALFSTLEAKITELHSYQLPEIIALPILLSSPS; translated from the coding sequence ATGCAGCAACCAACTGGTTATGGTGTAGTATTGGTGACAGTTGCTTCTGAGCAGGAAGCTAAAGCGATCTTACAAGCAGTTGTCAAAGCTAAACTCGCGGCTGCGGTCAGTCTGTCACCTATCCACTCTATTTACAGATGGCAAGGAGAAATCCACAAGGAGAATGAATGGCCGTTGGTGATGAAAAGAAATTTGGCGCTATTCTCAACTTTAGAAGCCAAAATCACAGAGCTCCATTCTTATCAACTCCCAGAAATCATTGCTCTACCGATTCTGCTCTCTAGTCCTAGCTAG
- a CDS encoding transposase — protein sequence MRKLTDSDKQEILKLYRETAETTSTLAERYGVSNSTISRLLKSTLPEEDYEYLVSLKRAARTPEGRAQVSYEQLPLLSQPQIETATLSSNRPRLELLHLEPEKPAIEELPKSETIPPPIPAIRRVKTRSSATEKAGTEKPGTEKLKLPVVKEIEIVRHRPTELPSIPRTILEDEEPEASVIGDLFDDDLLDESDDLDDLDDDLYEDDEDFEDEDFEEHKPLVTKRRPGEVAVQVLPLSVAHLPKTCYLVIDRSAELITRPLKDFGDLGLIPTIETQQKTLPVFDNHRVAKRFSTKRDRVIKVPDSRMLHKASTHLQAKGITRLLIDGQVYSLSLV from the coding sequence GTGAGAAAATTAACAGATTCTGACAAACAAGAAATTCTCAAGTTATATAGAGAGACTGCCGAAACTACTTCGACTTTGGCAGAACGGTATGGAGTGAGTAACTCAACAATTAGCAGACTGCTCAAAAGTACCTTACCTGAAGAAGATTACGAATACCTTGTTTCTTTAAAACGTGCTGCTAGAACCCCTGAAGGCAGAGCACAGGTAAGTTACGAGCAGTTACCTCTGTTGAGTCAACCACAGATAGAGACAGCAACTCTAAGCAGTAATAGGCCCCGCTTAGAGTTGCTTCATCTTGAACCAGAGAAGCCAGCGATAGAAGAACTTCCTAAGTCTGAGACGATTCCACCACCCATTCCGGCTATTAGACGGGTGAAAACGCGCTCCTCAGCCACGGAAAAAGCAGGGACGGAAAAACCAGGGACGGAAAAACTGAAACTACCAGTAGTTAAAGAAATAGAAATCGTTAGACATAGACCGACTGAACTCCCCAGCATCCCTAGAACAATTCTAGAGGATGAAGAGCCGGAGGCAAGCGTTATTGGAGATTTATTCGACGATGATTTGCTGGATGAGTCTGATGATTTGGATGATTTAGATGACGATTTGTATGAAGATGATGAGGACTTTGAGGATGAAGACTTTGAGGAGCACAAACCCTTAGTCACAAAACGTAGACCAGGGGAAGTAGCTGTTCAAGTTTTACCTTTGTCTGTGGCACATTTGCCGAAAACTTGCTATTTGGTAATTGACCGTTCTGCGGAATTAATTACCAGACCACTCAAGGATTTTGGGGATTTGGGTCTGATTCCTACTATCGAAACTCAACAGAAAACTCTGCCAGTTTTTGATAATCATCGAGTTGCTAAACGCTTCTCTACTAAGCGCGATCGCGTGATTAAAGTTCCTGACAGTAGAATGCTGCATAAGGCTAGTACCCATCTACAAGCCAAAGGCATTACCCGACTGTTGATTGATGGCCAGGTTTACTCCTTGTCTCTAGTTTAG
- a CDS encoding sensor histidine kinase, which yields MHLFYKLKFTPSQLVSLTVLLTLLLFIPQVWLNWQAYYNFNNIAKQEFHLQKLSNEITYLDEVLTMSARMNAATGNILWEKRYRQFEPKLDLAIKEAIKVGPETYKDQNPQKIDIANQQLIAMEYKSFDLVNKNQKQAAQKILSSRKYETQKHIYTDGIAKRNKNISLALEQKVAEYRQGMIWAILGSILSLTILIPIWILVLRLLQEYLKAKKNAQAALEETNYMLEMQVATRTASLNQKNLQLQKTLQELQQTQVQLIQTEKMSSLGQLVAGVAHEINNPVNFIYGNLIHVREYTQNLLTLINRYRQENSNYNPEINILIEEIELDFLIDDLPKILSSMAVGAERIREIVLSLRNFSRLDEAEMKPVNIHEGLDSTLLILQDIIKGQEEQQEILIIKDYGNLPLVECYAGGLNQVFMNIIVNAIDALRQQEIDSSKDINKHFSSIIIHTQVRNDEKVIINIQDNGIGIGETVKNKLFEPFFTTKPVGKGTGLGLSISYQIIVDKHKGKIECISEPEKGTEFVIEIPIRQIKPANT from the coding sequence ATGCATTTATTTTATAAGCTTAAATTTACTCCTTCTCAGTTAGTAAGTCTGACAGTATTGCTAACATTACTATTATTTATTCCTCAAGTTTGGCTCAATTGGCAAGCATATTATAACTTCAACAATATTGCTAAACAGGAATTTCACCTCCAAAAATTAAGTAATGAAATTACTTATTTGGATGAAGTATTAACCATGTCAGCCCGGATGAATGCGGCTACAGGTAATATTCTTTGGGAAAAAAGATATCGCCAATTTGAACCTAAACTCGATCTGGCAATTAAAGAAGCTATTAAAGTAGGTCCTGAAACATATAAAGATCAGAATCCCCAAAAAATTGATATTGCTAATCAGCAGTTAATTGCCATGGAATATAAATCTTTTGATTTAGTTAATAAAAATCAAAAACAAGCTGCACAAAAAATATTGTCCAGCCGTAAATACGAAACTCAGAAACATATTTATACCGATGGTATTGCTAAAAGGAACAAGAATATATCACTTGCATTGGAACAAAAAGTTGCTGAATATCGCCAAGGAATGATTTGGGCTATTTTAGGTTCTATTTTAAGTTTAACAATACTTATCCCAATATGGATTTTAGTATTACGTCTATTGCAAGAATATTTAAAAGCTAAAAAAAATGCTCAAGCTGCCCTAGAAGAAACTAATTATATGTTAGAAATGCAAGTTGCAACGCGAACGGCAAGCTTAAACCAGAAAAATCTTCAATTACAAAAGACACTACAAGAACTTCAGCAGACTCAAGTACAACTGATTCAAACTGAAAAGATGTCTTCACTAGGTCAGTTAGTTGCTGGTGTTGCTCATGAGATTAATAATCCTGTTAATTTCATTTATGGCAACTTAATTCACGTTAGGGAATACACTCAGAATTTATTAACTTTGATTAACCGATACCGACAAGAAAATTCTAATTACAATCCAGAAATAAATATTTTGATTGAGGAGATAGAATTAGATTTTCTGATTGATGATCTCCCTAAAATATTATCCTCTATGGCAGTTGGTGCTGAACGTATCCGTGAGATTGTCTTAAGTTTACGGAATTTCTCGCGTCTTGATGAAGCAGAAATGAAGCCTGTTAATATTCATGAAGGGCTTGATAGTACACTGTTAATTTTGCAAGATATTATTAAAGGTCAGGAGGAACAGCAGGAAATTTTAATTATTAAAGACTATGGAAATTTACCTCTTGTTGAATGTTATGCAGGAGGATTAAATCAGGTATTTATGAATATAATTGTGAACGCTATTGATGCTTTGCGTCAACAGGAAATAGATTCTTCTAAAGATATTAACAAACACTTCAGTTCAATTATTATTCATACTCAAGTCAGAAATGACGAGAAGGTAATTATCAACATTCAAGATAATGGCATAGGAATAGGAGAAACAGTTAAAAATAAATTGTTTGAACCATTTTTTACTACTAAACCTGTAGGTAAAGGTACTGGATTAGGATTATCTATTAGTTACCAGATTATAGTAGATAAGCATAAAGGAAAGATCGAGTGTATTTCTGAACCTGAAAAAGGAACAGAATTTGTGATTGAGATTCCTATTAGACAGATAAAGCCAGCAAATACATAG
- the leuD gene encoding 3-isopropylmalate dehydratase small subunit, whose translation MVSEVKQISGNALPLIGNDIDTDRIIPARYLKAVTFDGLGEGVFIDDRKALNGEHPFDQTEYQGAKVLIVNRNFGCGSSREHAPQALAKWGIKAVIGESFAEIFFGNCVAMGIPCVTAPRETVKQLQDLVTANPQAYITIDVENLQVQIGDFTTPVVMSEGTRTAFLSGTWDACGQLVANAEQVKAIAAQLPYIGWGKLAA comes from the coding sequence ATGGTAAGTGAAGTAAAACAAATCTCTGGTAACGCCCTTCCTCTCATTGGTAACGACATCGACACAGACAGAATTATACCCGCCCGCTACCTAAAAGCAGTCACCTTTGATGGCTTAGGAGAAGGCGTATTTATCGACGATAGAAAAGCTTTAAACGGTGAACACCCATTTGACCAAACCGAATATCAAGGGGCAAAAGTCTTAATAGTTAACCGTAACTTTGGCTGTGGTTCATCAAGAGAACATGCGCCCCAAGCCTTAGCCAAATGGGGAATAAAAGCTGTTATTGGTGAAAGTTTTGCGGAAATCTTCTTTGGTAACTGTGTCGCAATGGGGATACCATGCGTAACGGCACCAAGGGAAACAGTTAAACAGCTGCAAGACTTGGTAACAGCCAACCCTCAAGCATATATAACCATAGATGTGGAAAATCTACAAGTGCAAATTGGAGATTTTACCACCCCAGTCGTAATGAGTGAGGGAACAAGAACAGCTTTTCTTTCTGGAACTTGGGACGCTTGCGGACAGTTGGTAGCCAATGCAGAACAGGTAAAAGCAATAGCAGCGCAATTACCTTACATTGGTTGGGGTAAGTTAGCCGCTTAA
- a CDS encoding Npun_F0813 family protein, translated as MFILKRQDVEISTIQHPTRDQQVPILHYQGQTFRLISVLKASQEVEAKALWRSLTDNRGKACVLLEEPERYSVWGKIRLEQLENDTGRHSNTEILTLASILLLQAVYLDIEDLLGNRQASLFEKEITGILQQKQFPQASSLESAKSMITVEPSQMPKLPTWQETHVIILLEELHRLGKTYFGDTNFARQLEDRLQDMPEEERLVFIGWLNQSPLGKLWQ; from the coding sequence ATGTTTATTCTTAAACGCCAGGATGTTGAAATATCAACAATTCAGCACCCAACGCGGGATCAGCAGGTGCCGATCCTCCATTATCAGGGGCAAACTTTTCGCCTGATAAGTGTTTTAAAAGCCAGTCAAGAGGTTGAAGCCAAAGCTTTGTGGAGATCCCTCACAGACAATCGTGGTAAAGCCTGTGTCTTACTAGAAGAACCAGAACGTTATAGCGTCTGGGGTAAAATCCGCTTGGAACAGCTAGAAAATGACACAGGTAGGCATAGCAACACGGAAATTTTGACGTTGGCTAGTATTCTACTACTGCAAGCCGTTTATCTAGACATTGAAGATTTATTAGGCAATCGGCAAGCTAGTTTATTTGAAAAAGAGATAACGGGGATATTACAACAAAAGCAATTTCCTCAAGCGTCTTCTTTAGAGTCAGCCAAATCTATGATAACTGTGGAGCCTTCACAAATGCCCAAATTGCCTACTTGGCAAGAAACTCATGTGATTATTCTCCTGGAAGAGCTACATCGACTAGGAAAAACATATTTTGGTGATACCAACTTTGCCCGTCAATTAGAGGATCGATTACAAGATATGCCAGAAGAAGAGCGATTAGTATTTATCGGTTGGTTAAATCAATCTCCACTAGGTAAACTTTGGCAGTAG